Genomic DNA from Halobaculum sp. MBLA0147:
CCGTGCGCTCGGCCATCGAAGACGGGAAGACCGAGCAGGTCGGGGACAACTCTCTCGCCTTCCACGACCAGGCGGTCGCCGCCGCCTACGCGGTCGTCGGTGCCGGCGGCGGGTCGCTGGGCGAACTGCCCGGTGCCGCCGCACAGGACACCTTCGAGGCGTTCGAGAACGCACGCGTCCACGAGACGCTGGAAGAGGCCGACGGCGGCACCTACGAGTCCTTCGAGGGCGCGCTCGGTGACTTCGTCGGCGCGGTGCAGGACGGCGGCGAGACGGGCCCGGCGCTGACGACGTTCGCCGACTACGCGACCCGCGCACAGTTCGCGGTCGTCGGCGGCCTCGGGAAGGCGCCGTCCGTCTCTGGCGGCTCGACGGACGCCGGCGGCGAGTCCGAGAGCACCGAGGTGAACGGTGGACCCAACGTCGTCTCGGCCGACGAGGTGTCCGACGACGCGACGGTCGTCGACATGAAGGCCGTCGCCTTCGAGCCGAAGGAGGTCACGGTCTCGGCGGGCGACACCGTCGCGTTCGTCCACGAGGGCGGCGAGGCGCACAACGTCGTCGCGTACGCCGATAAGATCCCCTCGGACGCGCCGCAGTGGAACTCCGCTGGCGCCGACTCCGAGGCGGCGGCCGTCGAGGCGTGGAACGCGGAGAAGAAGGGTGGTGTCGTCTCCGGGCAGGCGTACGTCCGGACCTTCGAGACGCCGGGTGAACACGAGTACTACTGCGTGCCCCACGAGATGGCGGGCATGGTCGGCACGGTGATCGTCGAAGGCTAGGCGAGCGGCACCGCGACGGGGCGGTCTCGGGCGCGCCGCCGCGTCGCACACACACTCGACATCCAGACACTCCCGTGGGCGCAGGTGGCCACGGGGGTGTCACCCAGCCGACCGCGGGCGGTCGGCAGCGCCCCTCGACAGTGGGTCGCGTCGACGGCGGGTGTGAGCCCTCGGGACTGGGCATCACCGGGGGACGCCTCGACGCGAACCTTCTTTCTCGCCGCGCGTGAACCGCGAGTCGTGACAGTCGACGGCGCGAACGGAGACGACGGAGACGACGGCACAGACGGAGCCGACGGAGAGGGATCCGACGGCGCGAACGGAGACGACGTGGGTACCACACCGGAGCGGCGACGGACGCGAGACGCACAGCGGCGGCTCCGCGAGCGAGGTGCGGACGCGCTGGTCCTGTTCCCGAGTCCGAACCTGCGGTACACGACCGGGTTCGACGAGGAGCCGAGCGAACGACACCTGCTTGCGTTCCTCCCCGCAGAGGGAGACCCGACGTTGCTCGTCCCGGAGCTGTACGACGAACAGGTGCGCCGCGAGTCGTGGATCGAGGACGTGCGGACGTGGGCCGACGCCGACGATCCGACCGCTCGCGTCGCCGGGATCGTGACGGAACTGGATCTAGACGGTGGCCACCTGTTGGTCGACGACACGATGCACGCGCGATTCACGCAGGACCTCCGTGCGGCTGCGCCGGACGCGACGTTCGGGCTCGCGAGCGAGATCCTGGCACCGCTGCGCGTCCGGAAAGACGAGACGGAACGGGACGCGCTGCGGCGTGCCGCCGCGGTCGCGGACGCCGTCGTCGACGACCTGCGAGCGCTCGGCCCCGAGGTGGTCGGGTGGACGGAACGCGAACTCGCGACGGAGGTCGCGGACCGCCTCGCGGCCCACGGCGGCACGGGTGTCTCCTTCGAGGTGATCGCCGGCTCCGGACCGAACGGGGCGATGCCACACCACACACACGGCGACCGCGAGATCCAGGCTGGCGAGCCGGTGGTTCTCGACTTCGGGACGTGGGTGGACGGCTACCCCTCCGACCAGACGCGGACGCTCGTCTTCGACGGCGAGCCGAGCGAGCGCGTCCGCGAGGCCCACGACGTGGTCCGGCGCGCACAGCAGGCGGGTGTCGACGCCGTCGAACCGGGGGTCACGGCCGGTGCCGTCGACGCGGCGGCCCGCGAGGTGATCGCAGACGCCGGCTACGGCGACGCGTTCCTCCACCGCACCGGGCACGGGGTCGGCCTGGAGGTCCACGAGGAGCCGTACCTCGTCGCCGGCAGCGAGCGCGAACTCGAACCCGGGATGGTGTTCAGCGTCGAACCGGGCGTGTACCTGGAGGGGGAGTTCGGCGTCCGGATCGAGGACTTGGTGATCGTCACAGAGGACGGGGCCGAGCGGCTCAACGAGACGGACCGTGGCTGTTTATAAAAGAAGGAATTCCAGTGCCACTCCAGAGCCAACTTTTATAACATGAGACAGTCAAGACGCACTCATGCCACGGTTCGACGACGACCGAACAGAGTCGGTCCGAACAGTGAAAAAGAGGCTTCGAGATCGGGGCAGCGGGGTGTCGTTAGAGTTCGGGTCGTCGTTCGCTACGGCCTACAATCTCGACCCAGAGACGGAGGTCGAGGTCACCGTCGTCGAGACCGACGGCGACGTGTCGTTCGAGATCAGTGATATTCCAGCCGGGTTCGACTACGAGCAGTTGGTGGGATTCGCTGCCGATCACGGATGGACGAAGACGGACGAGTACGTCGACGAGAATCGTAACGAGTGGTTCCTCACTTACCGCACCGACAGCGGATCGGTCGCAGTCGAGGTTGACTCCGAGTCACACATCGACAACAACGTCGTCAACAACGTGACGATCCGTGGCGATCCAGTCGACGTCACACACGACTACTCCCGGTACGCGAACATGTGTGCAGCGGCACAGCGAGTCGGCGCGACGGTCGACCTGACAGACAGTGGTGGAGTGTGGGAGCGACTCCGTAGTCGTCCCGGGAACTCGGGTGATGCAGGACCGGACCCAGAGACGTTCGATCAGTTGAGCGAGGCTGCGGAGGTGGTCACCGCGAGCCTCGTCTACAGCTGTTCGTCACTCCACACGAGTCTGGAGACTATCGGACGTGTCGCGAAACGTCTCGACGACGAGTACCCGAGATTCGACGAGTGACAGACCACTCTACCTACGCTCCGACATCGACAGTAGGTCCTTGGCTACCGTCTTCAGGATTCGACGTGTCTTGTCGTCGTACGCGGCCGTCTCGTCGCTCTCGAAGTCGGCGTTGTGAACGCTCCGAACGACCGCCTCTCCCGCATCGCGGTCGGTCCACTCGACCGTCTCGTCTTCGTCCAACACAGTCGTCAACTCGAAGCACAGCTCCAGGTCGTTCTCCGCCGCGAACGCCCGCCACTCGGCAGCGTCGTCTAGCCGCTCGTCGCTGACGACGAGAATCATCGCGTCTGCCGGTTCGACGAGGACCTCCGTCTTGTCGTCGATGAGACCGGGGGTATCGGCGAGAACTAACTGCTCGTCTCGTGCTGCGAACATCGCCCTCCGCTCTTGGGCACGCTCCATCGTCCAGTCCACATCTCGATCGTACTCGTCCGAACTCTGTAGCATCGCCGGGAGTGACGTGTCGGTGATGTCGAGGGTCGACCAACTGAACGTTGGATTGTACCCTCGTCTACGCTTCCGTTCTCGACACAACTTGACGAGTGCTGCGGTAATAGTACTCTTCCCAGAGTTCGGAGGGCCACCGACGACTGTGTGCATACCACGACTTGTTGACTGCTACATATAAGGTTTTATTTTATTTCGTAGCAGCTGTTTCACCCGATCGTTCAGTCGGCGGTCGGCAACCGGACGGACACCCGGTTCCCGCCGAGTGGGCTCTCCGCGAACGAGAGGTCGCCGCCGGAGACGGTGACGATCCAGTTGACGAACCACAGTCCCAACCCACCGGCGTGTTCCAGCCGACTCTCCGCGCCACCCAGCGCCTCCACCTCGCCCGGTGGGATCTGCTCGCAGTCGTCGTCGACGTGGATCACGACTGCCGTCGGTCGATCGCCCGACTCGGACGCCTTCGTCCCGCCGTCGCCGGCGGTCACCGGCCGTTCCGGCGGATCGTGTGTCACCTCGAACTCGATCCGCACGCGCGGCGTCTCGGCGTCGCTGTGACGCACCGCGTTGTCGAGGAGTTCGTTGATCGCGTCGGCCAACGCGTCGACGGCCGTCACGGCGGTGTCCGGCGGTTCCGCGACCGTCAGGTCGACGGTCGGCTCGCACTCCGTCTCGGCCTCGCCGGCGGGCGAGGCGTCCAGATCCGACACCGCACGCCGGATCGCCTCCTCCACGTCGAGCGCCACGGGTTCGTGACTCTCGCCGAGGACTCGGTCGACCTTCCGGGCGAGGACCCCCAACCGGTCGAGCTCCATCCCGACGCGGCGGATCTCGCTCGCGTGGTCGGTCGCCGTCGGATTCTCGAGCGTCTCCACCAGCGCCGCCGCGTGGCCGACGATCACGTTCGTCCGGTTGCGGAGGTTGTGCCTGAGGATGCGGTTGAGCACGGAGAGGCGCTCCTCGCGGCGGACGCGGTCGGAGATGTCGCGCCCGGTTCCGACCAGTCCGGTCACCTCCCCGTCGCCGTCGGTGAGCGGCGCACCGTTGAGTTGGTAGGGAATCTCCTCGCCGTCGGCCGTGACCAACGTGGACTCGACCGTCTGTGACTCCTCGTTCAGGTAGACCCGTTGCATCGCCGTGAGGATCTCCTCGTGGTCGTCCGTCGGGACCAACTCCGTCGCGTGCATCCCCTCCAAGTCGCCGTCGTCGTACCCCACCACGTCGGGGAGGCGGGCGTTCCACTCCACGAAGTTCCCGGCGTCGTCGAGGACGTAGAACACGTCCGGCTGGGCGTCGAGCACGCTCGCGACGTACGCCTCCTGTTCGCGGAGCCGTTCCCGCTGGCGCTCGCGTTCCGTCACGTCGCGTCGGTTGACGATCAGCCCCCCGACGGCGGGGTTGTCGAACTGGACGTTCCCGACGGCCTCGATCCACCGCCAGGAGCCGTCCGCGTGCCGGCGTCGGTACGTCGCGTGTGCGATGCTCCCGTCCGGCTGTTCGACGAGTTCCTCGAACTGTTCTCTGACGGCCGCCCTGTCGTCCGGGTGGACGTGTTCCAAGACGTTCTCGCCTCTGAGTTCCGCGGGCGAGTAGCCGAGTTGGTCTTCGACCGCCGGGGTGTTGTACAGTGCGACCGCGTCCTCGTCGACGACGCTCATCGAGTCCGTCGAGTACTCGAGCACCGTGTCGAACCACTCGCGCTGTCGGACCCGTCTCGCACGAGCGCGGTGTTCCTCGGCGACCCGGCGAGTGCGCTCACGGAGGAGTCGCTCCGCCGCAGGATCACTCGCCCGGACACACTCGGTGACACCCGCCTCCAACAGCGGCGCCACGTCCGTGTCGACCTCGACGACCGCGACGACGGGCGGCGACGACGAGGCAGCGGCGCACACGTCCGTCGGGTCGACACCGGCGGCGTCCGCGACGACACAGTCCCACTCGGGTCCCACGACGAGTGGGTCGTCGGAGTCGTCGCCGGCGTCCAGATCCGCGGGGTCGTCACCGCCACCTGGGTTCGCTCTGTCGCCGCCCGTATCCAGGTTCGATCCGTCGTCTACTGCGCCCGCGTCCGCTCCACCGTCAACGTCGAGACGCTCGACTCGCAGCGACTCGGCGCTGGCGAGCCACGTGACGCCCCGATCACCACCGACGACCGCGACGGCCAGCCGCTCGCCGCCGTCCGAGTCTCCGGAGGCCCGTCCGACTCGCGACGTGGCTCCGGTCGTCCCGTCGTCGGCTCCCGCGCCGGCAGCCGGGTGACGCGACCACCGTGTCTCGACACCGGCACTGTCCTCACCACTCCGCCGGTGCTCGTCGACGGCGTCGTCTTCCGGCCCGGTCCCACCGACCATGCTGTCCTACCTAAACTGCTAGTGGATCAAAAAACGTTGCCGTTCGGTGAGTAGTCGCCACACCGTACACAGCGACGGTTTGGGTCCACCTAAAACATAAGATACCCGATACGTTTACCGCCGGTGGAGACGAAGCCGTCGACGTGGTCACCGTCGAGAACCTCGTCTTCGTCGGGATCGCGGGGCTCGTGACGGCACTCGCGACGGGGCTGGGAGCGGTGCCGTTCTTCCTCGTCGAGGAGGTGTCGGATCGGTGGAACGTCGTACTCTGGGGTGTGGCGTCGGGAATCATGTTGTCCGCGTCGGTGTTCGGACTCCTCGTCGAGGCGCTCCGGGAGGCCGGTGGCAGCCCCCTCGTGGTCGGGGCGGGCGTGCTCGCCGGGGTCGTCTTGGTCGTCGTCGCCCACGACGTGCTGGTGGACACGGAGATCGACCCGCGGGAGTACGCAGAGGCGGACGTTCGGAAGTTGGTGTTGATCCTGGGGGTGTTGACCGTCCACTCGTTCCCCGAGGGTGTCGCCGTCGGCGTCTCGTTCGCGGAACTGGGACTCGACGGTGGGGTGTCGGTCCTCGGGTTCTCCGTCCCGGTGTTGGGGGTGTTCATGACGGTCGCCATCTCGATCCACAACGTGCCCGAAGGGGTGGCGATCTCGATCCCGCTCCGGTCGATGGGTGTCTCCGAGCCGAAGATGGTGTGGTGGGCGGTGTTCTCCTCGCTCCCGCAGCCGATCGGGGCCGCGCTGGCGTTCGCCTCCGTCCGTTCCGCTCGGGCGTTCCTCCCCGCCGGGTTCGGGTTCGCCGCCGGAGCGATGGTGTATCTCGTGGTCACGGAGTTCCTCCCGGAGGCGCTCGCGACCGGCCGTGACCTCCCACGAGGTGGCGTCCCGGAGCTGGCGGCCGGGATCGCCGTCGGCGCCCTCGGGATGATGCCGTTGTTCGTGTTGTGACTCACCTCTCACTGGGTTCGTCTCTCACTGGGTTCGTCTCTCGGCGTGGTCGTATCTCGATCTGGGGCTCCTCGACGAGTCGTCGTGCGGCTGGCTACACCTGTGGAGGGCGGTAAGTATTTGACGGAGCCGTCGCTACCGGACTGACGGAGGTCTCTCGCGTGGAAATCTCAGAGGAACTCGTCTGTCTGTTCAGCGCCGAGATCGAAGAGGACGGCGACCGCTACGTCGTCGAAGTGCCCCGCCGCGAGGTGGACACCGGGAGCGTGACGCCCGGCGACATCCACCGTGTGGCACTGATCGACCGCTCCGCCTCGGAGTCGTCCGAGTCCGAGAGCGAACCGACCGGCGACGGCCCCCAGCCGCCCGTCGACCAGGGCGAGATCCGCTACGTCGAGGTCGAGGACCTCGGCAAGCAGGGTGACGGCATCGCCCGCGTCGAGCGCGGCTACGTCATCATCGTCCCTGGCGCGGAGGTCGGGGAGCGCGTGAAGATCGAGGTCACCGAAGTGAAGTCCAACTTCGCGGTCGGCGAGATCATCGAAGAGGATCTCTGAGCCGACGTGGGGGGTCCGCCCGGACCGCCCCCGCCGACCGAGTCCGACGCTCGACTCCGAACGCCGCCGAGTCACTCGTGTCGTCTCACCGGTCGAACGCACCCGTCCGTACCGAGGTGTCGTCCACGTGTCCAGACTCCGCCCCGCCTCCTCGCCGGAACTTCGACCGGTCGCCACCTACTCCGACCGGTCGCCACCTACTCCGACTTACCGCCGTCGGCGCTCGTGGGCCGCGCCGTAGCCGCCGTCTCGTCCGCGTCCGCCGTCGTCTCGGGCTCCTCCGTCTCGCCGTCGCCGTCCGTCGCCTCGCCGGTGTCGCTCGTCCCTGCCTCTCCGGCGGTCTCACCGGCCGTGTCGACTGCGGTCGTCCAGTAGGAGACGGAGGCGAGTCGCCGGCCGACGCCGGTCCCGCCGAGCGCGGTGTCGACGGCCCGGAACGGGGCCGCGACGGCGTTCGGCAGCTTCCGGTAGAACCCGTACGGGAACACGAAGTCGTGGTCCGCGCGGGTGAGCGTCAGCCCGGCGTCGGCGACGAGCGAGCGCACCTCGTCGCCGCCGTACAGCCGCGACCCCATCGGCAAGGCCCAGTTGTACACCACGCGTAGCGACGCGTCGTTGAACGTGTCGAAGAAGACGACCTCGCGGGCGACCCGAGCCAACTCCGTCAAGTACGCCTCGGGGGTGTCTGCGAGGTGGAAGAACCGCATCGCCATCACCGCGTCGAAGTGGTCGTCCGGGAACGGGAGGCGACCGGCGTCTCCGCGCATGAACTCGATACTGTCGGCCACACCGGCACGGCGGGCCTTCTCGCGGCCCTGCGTCAGCATGGCGTCGGAGATGTCGAGGCCGACGACGTCCGCGCCACGCTCTGCGAGCATCACCGTGAACCGGCCGGTGCCACAGGCGATCTCGAGGACGCGCTCGCCGTCGACCGGGCCGACGGCGTCTAACACCGCCTCCTTCTCCCGGCGGTCGATCAGCCGGCCGCCCCCGGAGAACCGCTTGTCCTCGTACTCCTGGGCGA
This window encodes:
- a CDS encoding TRAM domain-containing protein, with the protein product MEISEELVCLFSAEIEEDGDRYVVEVPRREVDTGSVTPGDIHRVALIDRSASESSESESEPTGDGPQPPVDQGEIRYVEVEDLGKQGDGIARVERGYVIIVPGAEVGERVKIEVTEVKSNFAVGEIIEEDL
- a CDS encoding PAS domain S-box protein — translated: MVGGTGPEDDAVDEHRRSGEDSAGVETRWSRHPAAGAGADDGTTGATSRVGRASGDSDGGERLAVAVVGGDRGVTWLASAESLRVERLDVDGGADAGAVDDGSNLDTGGDRANPGGGDDPADLDAGDDSDDPLVVGPEWDCVVADAAGVDPTDVCAAASSSPPVVAVVEVDTDVAPLLEAGVTECVRASDPAAERLLRERTRRVAEEHRARARRVRQREWFDTVLEYSTDSMSVVDEDAVALYNTPAVEDQLGYSPAELRGENVLEHVHPDDRAAVREQFEELVEQPDGSIAHATYRRRHADGSWRWIEAVGNVQFDNPAVGGLIVNRRDVTERERQRERLREQEAYVASVLDAQPDVFYVLDDAGNFVEWNARLPDVVGYDDGDLEGMHATELVPTDDHEEILTAMQRVYLNEESQTVESTLVTADGEEIPYQLNGAPLTDGDGEVTGLVGTGRDISDRVRREERLSVLNRILRHNLRNRTNVIVGHAAALVETLENPTATDHASEIRRVGMELDRLGVLARKVDRVLGESHEPVALDVEEAIRRAVSDLDASPAGEAETECEPTVDLTVAEPPDTAVTAVDALADAINELLDNAVRHSDAETPRVRIEFEVTHDPPERPVTAGDGGTKASESGDRPTAVVIHVDDDCEQIPPGEVEALGGAESRLEHAGGLGLWFVNWIVTVSGGDLSFAESPLGGNRVSVRLPTAD
- a CDS encoding ZIP family metal transporter, with the translated sequence MVTVENLVFVGIAGLVTALATGLGAVPFFLVEEVSDRWNVVLWGVASGIMLSASVFGLLVEALREAGGSPLVVGAGVLAGVVLVVVAHDVLVDTEIDPREYAEADVRKLVLILGVLTVHSFPEGVAVGVSFAELGLDGGVSVLGFSVPVLGVFMTVAISIHNVPEGVAISIPLRSMGVSEPKMVWWAVFSSLPQPIGAALAFASVRSARAFLPAGFGFAAGAMVYLVVTEFLPEALATGRDLPRGGVPELAAGIAVGALGMMPLFVL
- a CDS encoding M24 family metallopeptidase, with protein sequence MGTTPERRRTRDAQRRLRERGADALVLFPSPNLRYTTGFDEEPSERHLLAFLPAEGDPTLLVPELYDEQVRRESWIEDVRTWADADDPTARVAGIVTELDLDGGHLLVDDTMHARFTQDLRAAAPDATFGLASEILAPLRVRKDETERDALRRAAAVADAVVDDLRALGPEVVGWTERELATEVADRLAAHGGTGVSFEVIAGSGPNGAMPHHTHGDREIQAGEPVVLDFGTWVDGYPSDQTRTLVFDGEPSERVREAHDVVRRAQQAGVDAVEPGVTAGAVDAAAREVIADAGYGDAFLHRTGHGVGLEVHEEPYLVAGSERELEPGMVFSVEPGVYLEGEFGVRIEDLVIVTEDGAERLNETDRGCL
- a CDS encoding class I SAM-dependent methyltransferase, with product MKGQEWYQDDSVAQEYEDKRFSGGGRLIDRREKEAVLDAVGPVDGERVLEIACGTGRFTVMLAERGADVVGLDISDAMLTQGREKARRAGVADSIEFMRGDAGRLPFPDDHFDAVMAMRFFHLADTPEAYLTELARVAREVVFFDTFNDASLRVVYNWALPMGSRLYGGDEVRSLVADAGLTLTRADHDFVFPYGFYRKLPNAVAAPFRAVDTALGGTGVGRRLASVSYWTTAVDTAGETAGEAGTSDTGEATDGDGETEEPETTADADETAATARPTSADGGKSE
- a CDS encoding GTPase, whose product is MHTVVGGPPNSGKSTITAALVKLCRERKRRRGYNPTFSWSTLDITDTSLPAMLQSSDEYDRDVDWTMERAQERRAMFAARDEQLVLADTPGLIDDKTEVLVEPADAMILVVSDERLDDAAEWRAFAAENDLELCFELTTVLDEDETVEWTDRDAGEAVVRSVHNADFESDETAAYDDKTRRILKTVAKDLLSMSERR